AGGAGGCAGATGTAAAGCTCGATAGACAAACCATGTTGGCAAAGTCGCAACAATGTTTATTATTAGATTTTCCCATCattcactttttcaaaatagaGAAGATAGGGATAATCTATGGAGCTGTGTTAACATTTAAGATAAATTTGAAGATTGGGTGGAAATTTAAGATATCAGTCTTAGTGCAATAAAGATAacgtttctttctatttaataaattctaaaaacttgaatttcctaaacaataaattttggtatttaaattggaatcaattgattttatatcATCTTCGAAACTTACCAATACATGTTCTAGTTCCTGCTGAAAATGGTATAAAACTATATGGATGTCGTTGTTTAACATTCTCTGGTAAAAAGTTATCGGGATTAAAATAATGTGGTTTCTCATAATAATCCGGGTTACGATGTATCTTCATTATTATTAAGCCTACAGTACAATTTTTTGGTAGAATGTAACCATCCTCTAATTTTAAATCTTGTATAGGTTTTCGTCCAATCATTGGAATTGCTGGATACAATCGTAATGTTTCTAATATACAACGTTCCATATATTCCATACGTCCAATATCATCATAAGTGACATCACGGTCTGAATCACCGAaaatttcatctaattcttcatgaatttttttctgatgTCTTTTATATAATCCTAATAAACTTAGAGCGAATCCTGTAGTTCCAGCTGTTGTATCTTGTCCCTGTAAATTAGAGCATTGTTAGTcccaacaaaattgaaaacaataagtATTGTAAGGAATAATCTGTACAGTTTTGGAacaagatatttatattttgtagagAGGTTGAAAAAGGAAAAAGATTAAGCtcctcatttaaaaatttttattccagaACGGGAACATGTGAAACTATCTATATAACGAAAATTATACAAGAGAGAAGTactatcaataattatttttgcaaaaaaattttggagaatatttgtacaaaactaaaaaaaataattataattactgcATAATATAGgcaatttattcaataaaaatacgtTCTTATAATGTAAGttgtctgtaaaaaaaaaaataacatttaccgCAAACATCATTGTTAAAATTTCATCCATAATTTCTTGATCACTAAATCTTTCACCATCATGCTCCGCTTCAAGTAATAAATCCAATACGACAGCTTTACGTCTTGCATTTGATTCACCTGTTTCactttgaatttctttttgctGTATAAGTTCTTCTTTACGTTTCTTTATTACACTTTCTGTTAAAGGATGTATAATTTGTAAGCATTCATCTtgcttcttttttaatttcgaataaTTAAATAGTATATCAGGACGTAACCATAACGTATATGCTCTTATATGTACAATCTTAcataccctgtataaataaacaaagaattatcaatatttttaacataacgaTCAGACAAATATATTAGGCGCCGTTCTCGATCGAATtactacatataatataaatggatTTTTATAACAAGAACTTTCTATTTCTAAGCACAAAAGCAAAGCATCTTTAAAACTCATcaaaagcataaaaatattaaaaataattcatacttTTCTACAGCATGCGCATAACGAACAGCATTATCACCCAATGTTTCACAATTTACCCCCATCGATGtttctaataaaacatttaatgctTCGGCGCTTAAAATATCATGAATATCAAATTCATCTTTTCCAACTTGCTCGTACAATTTTGCAGCCATGTGTCTTGAATGTGCATTAAAAGTgaccagaaaattttttaaaacatttacattaAATGCTGgcattataaactttttatttttcttaaatttctcacctaaaataaacaatgttttatgataaaatcgGTAAAGTGCGGATCAAACTCGCACAAAAAGCGTTCCGTATCGTTTTGGTGTCCTTGCGGggccaaattttaaattatttcattttaaaattgtgatttttaacatagtACTTTATGAAAGaactcaaaataatgtttattgtacaaaattaatcggtgaatgagcttcaaaaaaattttcatcatgaaaaaaatttatcacaaattctgtttatgcaaaaaaacatTGCCTAacggcgctttccaaaaagaaaataaaaaaactttgatttttgacgctttttcgatatttttaaatcatttatttacatttacgtcattcaaattgcctagttgactagtcacgtgaAAGCCGAACCACTTTAAGTAATAGGAAATGCTTGATTATTGAGGtaatttcgatagaaaattatttttcgtgaCCGAAAGGACTGAtgcaagttttttaaaaaaaagtgtatttctccatttttcttttttattatttctattaattcGACATGCTTGTGTCAAATGTATTCTGGCTGattcaaaaactaaatttgattttaatttaaaaataccaaaGCATTAAAgctttactttaaaatttacctTTTGATATAAGTATACTTTCACCAAGCCAGGGTCttaaaaatcgatattcttCAGCTTTTTGTACCTGATGACGATTTGCACGTAATATTACTTCAGCATCACGCGGATCAAATATGGCTACGTGTAATTTTGGACCAATCCATAATCCAACCATTCGGGTATATTGATTGGAAATTGAATACAATTGTTTAAAGACagctaaaacaaaaaacaattttcaaacaaatctgTATTAATGCTTGCCTAagcaatttagaaaaaaaagatgtTCAAATTTGCTTGATAGATTTTGCTTTAGGCTAATTTGAAGAAAACTTTatgaataacattaaaaatttagtaaatttctaGAGAcattattaatgatattatttgGCCTAACATGGTCAAATTGCAGTACTATGCTATCCTACAgataagttaaaataattgaaaaaaaaaaattaacaataaaacccACAATGACATAATACCGACATATGACATCTATGAACATTGtaaaatgagtatttttttaatcaagtatATGACAGCGGTTAATTTTTTTCGTGAGTAGTTTGCCATTGAGTCATTTTACGAAAATCCAGCAAAGGAAACACTTAACATTTTaggaatttgtttttaaaaatcggCAACTTGTGGTACATCAATGCAATGCAGTTGTATGTAATTAAATgagaaattgtaaataattattttaatgaactctcatagattaattaattgtatttaatagaGTATGGAATAAAACCACTTCTCCTCACTTTAATGTTCGATATACTGCCATAGTcgatatttttttcatcaataaaaaaaccattaaaatgaataattgtattttaggAACTTACCTTCAGGTTTGTCCCAAAATTGTAATGCATTACCGATTAATGGTAAACCTGATGGTCCTGgtatttttggatatttataAGTTTCATACAATCTTTTAACCATTAAGTaagtagttaaaataattaaccatACAATTAACAATCCACCAAccatttttctaaacaaataaaaatgcacTAATTAAATACAaggctaaaataatttttataatgtataagCCGATAAGTTCAAGACAAACTAAATACTTTATTGTcgaattgcaaaaatattgaaaaaaattatggaatttataaaaaatcagcAATAAATCTTTCTGTTTTATCAATCAGTGTATATAGGATGGACGCTGAAAGTGGTAAAATACACATAACTTTCCTAAAATATGATGTATGATTTtgagtatttaaattattattcttaataccttgatttgaattttaattcctTTTTGCGAAACAacttttatacagggtgtctagctaagttggctacatatgaaaaatttatttcttataaggcgtactttcaaaaatattaacattcagctattcattTTTGACAACGAATATACAGGTTCCCACAAATTGCGAAAGTACTATTTTTAGAACGTCGCTGATAGAAGATAAACAAAAGGGGAAAAACGTGTTTTATGTGGAAAACAATGAAACTAATTGCATATTTCCATAAATGAACTGAATTAACCAGACGAATATAGAAGAATGTTAATTGATGTGAAActtggaaaaaaaactaatctttCGAATCCGTCAGCGTAATtacgaattaaaattattaaacggTACCCTTCACAACCGTACAAACCTTTCATTTGCTTActtatataacttttaatttcatttcctGTACCCACATCTAAGATGAATTATGGTATTGCATAAAAGCAAAATTTAGTAATGATATCTTCCAACATatcttattccaaaataaattattcttttaccAGTGTCAAGATATAAAAGTTATACGTAAAACGATTTGTTGAATTAATTGAGAAGATAAATCAAATTGgcatacaaattacatattgacagataaaatatataaaatacactgGCATGAATTTACAATGAGAtagctttaaaaatgaattgataTGAGGcagaattatttttacttcaGAAATCGACTTTAAAACCTACACGAACCTAACTTAAGCGTTTATAATTCTAAAACACCAATGATTTGTGAAATATTAtagccaaaaaattaaaagtctcttaggtaaacaaaacaaaaagacaATCAAGAATCAAGAGTCAAGTTTTTGAATGAAAgtctgtaataaataaatatgcgaTAATACAATTTCTACATTGTAAGTTTGGaagtactttttaatttttttaattttttactttaatttttcccAGTTCTGTAGGAAGAGGAAGGGTAATTAGGACACAATTGGGTAGATGACTGACATCGAATTTGTCACGTTgcccataaaattgtaaaagtagacttgataccataacaaaattaagtttaattaaaattgattaaaaattgaatatcgaaataagcattcaaagattgttgcccatctctttttacaaaaaagagtTTTATATATGGCTAGCTCGATACccgcattaaaaaataaagactgataaagactaccgcgttatagccttcacctattttgctctcacttatcccctttccataatactcgaaatagggattgttttacacaggtaaaatatatagcagttttcaatttttttacagccatgcattgtatttttaccatttttaaatttcaacgtttaccatttttacagaaatatttttttatggttccAAATGATGCTCATGTGTTACTCTGATGCATGAGGtatattattgtagagtttaaataaaattcagtatttttGCGTGAAAttatcacaaacaaacaaacaaccttacttccACATTTATAATCTATACATGTATATAGGGGTAGGTACAGGgatctctatggtgatactcAACGATTACGTCACTTTTAAtgtatctttatttaattaggagTATAAAACGTTCATATTAGGCGCATTCcacagattttcaaaaaccaacttcaatttTGCGTCTGTGAAGTAAAAACTAAGAACTCTTCACCTaaattaatgcaaaaattttgtcatcatCCCAATTTTACATTCACCAAAATTTTCATGCCCTATTTAATCAGGCCTTTACCTTGATATGGAGGCTATATTAAATCGTcgaaaaaatatggtaaaatgaTTTTCGGGCACCATTTGACCATTTTCTGTGAccattattttcgaattattgaCAATCGTTGAAATTTCTGCCAGTGTTATTCTGAGCTTCAGCTCACCAGAATGTATCACATTGTGCAACAATACCTGATGTGTCTCACATTTTATCCCGATCAGTGTAAATCAATACATTCTAGATAGGTACTAACTATTATTATCAGTTTTTCACATGACAAtgattaaaatatgtttgttacggtttcgaaaataataatatcaaaacaaatctagtttaacaaataataaaaaaaaaacagtaaatttaaattattgttgtcTAGTAAAAATggatcaaattattttgatattttttttaatgtatagaaCAACGTAAGAAGAATCTTAATAAGATCCAATTTagttattatattcttaatttgAATCGTTCggttttgttaattataatatttattattataatattttattattattatcattattgttaatatgtattacttatcaaataaataaaaaaatcttctttgaatttcttgcttaacaataaataacaaatgtttctttttttacgggtttaaattaaatttaaattagctGTAAAATTATTGCTTTTACAATtgtcgaattttttattttttataaatttaacattggacataaaaattcgataattttgtatgattatataaaaaattttaataaaaaatattttttaagggacaagcgtttattgtactaaaaagtagaaaataattttatctataagtcgcTCATAATTATTCATCGCATTAATTttctatgaataaataaatgacctTGCTTGACCAATCAAAACTACCTTAAGTTCAAGGAAgccatttttaaacataaaaaaaggttGCCCGCATTATGGAAAATTAATGAATACCAAACCTTAATACAAAGGAATATTTATTGGTTGAGTAGGTTAAAAGAGAATTTATTATGGAATTATTATGGATTATAAAGCTACcacttaaggacgttcccaaaaaaattagtgtatgcaaatatttgagacttacgtttcaaattttaagggggGATTCAGTTAGAACTTAGgcaattagacgaaaattaagagtaaaatttttcgaaatatgtcatagtttttgaaatattgatggctaaaaatatagaaaaaatcgcttagaagaaataacacacaaatgccattcattccATCACTTTCAATGTAATTTATGAGAAACGAGTtccgcttgttataattttctttttagaagAATTCGAACAACACATTCCTAGTTTAAACGTATATTCATATACCTGTTTCTCACTTTTCAATTACAACAATGACGGAACGaactatttttactttttattaatattaaaatttcctttcaatataatccattatttttaaatatatggaataatttattcaattaactGCGTTAGTTGTTATTTTGATACCAGTATTATTTTCACTGCAATTTTAATGTTCTTATATAACTTTACGgtttataatattacttttgCCGTAATGATAACAAGATACATTAACGATAGATATTAACAAAAAGTCTTCACGATATTATGATTAATGTAATTGTATttctattttgattaaaattctatctcctctttaatttattacaacatCCTGTTTATATCCAATACTATAATTAGATAATCAATCGCtttcacaaacaaaaatattataattttttttttcttttttgtaaaattattaaaaattgaaatttattttcgaagAAGTCCGGAAACCAAAAAGTCCGgcttcgagtcctggttcgagtgtatttttttcaattttctttaattaaaattactagacaagatatttgtcaatatttagtttacgcctgtatgtatcatcttacataaaatataatcgaatagtccatgatgtaaatatcgtatgcatgattaaaagtaaacaaaaaaacaataaacagaaatttattttgttttaaattttacaattaaagtaCCTTAAATTAAGTATACCTATGATTTCATATCGCTTGAAAGAAATAGATCTTTATTTCTTTCTATTGAAGTTGATTGActtggttttttatttctttattaaagtcttaacttttaattatatgATGTTTTTTTTGCCATTTTCTACGGTCAAACtaacgaaaattataaaaatatcccgTCTATCAGCAACTTTGccataagatcaatgttaattttccgtacttttgaagtcatttatttaattaaataatccgATAAACCTCCGCTCATATCGTCAGAATTCATTTAAACGTATCTAAactagatataaaataaattaaacgttTTACTGCTACCCTACTTCTGCTTACTTAAGCAGAGAACgtaattaattaagttatttttctgTGATTGATTTGTTTAGCATGCCGAAGAGATTTCTGGTCCTGAGATATTATTGACGAGATAGTTTTAAGTATTTATGATCTGctattattaagtatttaagatgtttaaccaaataaatttcaattaattaatttaatttatttgatttatttatttatttaaccttattaaacttttctttaCCATTAAGTATTAATGCATGGTCAAGGTGTAGGTAATAAATTTGCATTGTCAAGgcatgtttaataaatttaaaattaaatatgtaccacttttaaaaaaatcaattatagtggATTCACAATACGCAGAACTGTTAGTACACGATTAGGAGGTCTTACTTTCTCGAAAAACTGTCaacaaatattatcattttagaaaaattttttctccaaaatttaCACGGTAAAGTATGATCAAAACTTCTCTTTACGATagataaatactaaaattattattaaaaaaaattatttttccttttaatccaatattttttaattaacattggcGGCGAAAGGACtgccttaaaataaattaaatttttttttaaatgcatagaGTTTGTAGTTAATTAtgccaatattaaattttaatatttaaagttttgtttaccgttttcaaatcaatttccaTTGTAgtaagaaaatcaaaatatatgtattattttagtgtataaaaattatcagacgttaattttttaaacatacaatCTCCGGTGTCCAATTTTCTGtcgaattaatataaaacaatttattttaaaatattctcaaatgaGCTTCAgagtatttatgaaaaattatagaaactaaattatattaattttttaataactaagtAATTAATCgtttacttattaattattcGTTCTTGTGAGAGGTAGGgtgaaaaactttgaaaacacTATTGatatttaacaagttttttcgtttattgttaaaaaaaaactttgctttttgttatattatactGCGTGTTTAACTTGTAACGACATTGcgattgcgtttctatcgatTATGGTCATATAcactaaaaacttttattttcaaactttcaaagaataaaacaaacacATTTAAGTTCCATTATCctcgaaaaagttaaaaatataaattgaaccACTCATGCGCCATCAAATTACGATTTAGTCTAggatttcatcaaaatatttttgaattgtaaaaaaaaattcaaaaatattaaaaaaaaattttttaactcttagtatatttaataaaaatattttattgcaagttcaaatttgaataatggcattgtttttattttaaaaattaacgagATAATTTCATTTGAGATACAGCTAGCTTGAAGTTTACTTCAACGAACAATCTATTACTAAATACACTAAaatcaaacaataatttaaattattttcaacaataatattatttatttaaaaacggaGAAGcacagataaaaaattaaaatttaatatttacataattaactACAAACTCTTGTTAAAGATTGAAtcgtaaaatattgatatcACCTTAATTTTATCGCAtatcagattttaaaaatagaagtaaattttgaaatcatcaatcaatttaaaatttttaccagTTCTTGAAAGTATAAACgattataaagaaaatgtaataaaaacgcagaataaagaaaaatttaaatttgaaaaaaatgatcgaaattttccaaatttacgtaaa
The Chrysoperla carnea chromosome 4, inChrCarn1.1, whole genome shotgun sequence genome window above contains:
- the LOC123298842 gene encoding cytochrome P450 4g15-like, whose protein sequence is MVGGLLIVWLIILTTYLMVKRLYETYKYPKIPGPSGLPLIGNALQFWDKPEAVFKQLYSISNQYTRMVGLWIGPKLHVAIFDPRDAEVILRANRHQVQKAEEYRFLRPWLGESILISKGEKFKKNKKFIMPAFNVNVLKNFLVTFNAHSRHMAAKLYEQVGKDEFDIHDILSAEALNVLLETSMGVNCETLGDNAVRYAHAVEKVCKIVHIRAYTLWLRPDILFNYSKLKKKQDECLQIIHPLTESVIKKRKEELIQQKEIQSETGESNARRKAVVLDLLLEAEHDGERFSDQEIMDEILTMMFAGQDTTAGTTGFALSLLGLYKRHQKKIHEELDEIFGDSDRDVTYDDIGRMEYMERCILETLRLYPAIPMIGRKPIQDLKLEDGYILPKNCTVGLIIMKIHRNPDYYEKPHYFNPDNFLPENVKQRHPYSFIPFSAGTRTCIGPKYAMLKIKVVLSHILRKYNVTSTVKEIDWKLSGQTTLKRKDGFRIRIEPRKTIYNNNNEIIVNKTDAKSNLITLTEKLIETVEETNNELNSKSSISTNDIIKEKIR